The Silene latifolia isolate original U9 population chromosome Y, ASM4854445v1, whole genome shotgun sequence sequence cattggactttggagtcctaggtgctgacttttttagagAGATGTTCCATTTGGCACAGTATCCTTCCATGTCTTTTGACACGAATATTGATCCGTTGTCACATataatttctgatgggataccaaacctgcagatgatattaCGTTTGATAAAAGAAATGACTTGCTTAtcttttacctccgtgaatgcttctgcctctatccattttgaaaaatagtctgtcattgctagcatccacaGTCTGTTTCCTAGGGCTCTAGGCAGAGGGCCCACGATGTCCATTGcccatgtcatgaatggccaAGGGGAAATGATGAGATGCAAaggttctgctggctggtggatcatTGGCGCTGaccgctggcaggcgtcacatttccGAGCGTATTATGCTGAGTTTGCCCTCATtataggccagaagtagccttgtctgagggctttgtttgacagactcctgccccctgcatggttttcgCATTTGccactgtggagggcatgcaaTACGGTCTGTGCTTCTTGTttatccaggcaccgtaagtagggtccTGCCAGTGACTTTCTAAAAAGCACATTGTCAATCACCGTGAATCTGGAGACTTTCATTTTCAAACCCCTTACCTCCTTTTTGTCATCTGGCAACTTGCCGTGCCTCAGCCAATCTAGGTAAGGCATACGCCAATCCGGGTCAGCTGACTAGTCATATGTGCTTGACAGAACTGTTGCTCCATCTCGTTGGTCTTCTAGCTCTTCTTTGTCTACTTTATATACCTTTTGGATTGATGGTTCCAATACATGTGCGATGGGGATGCTAGCCAGCTCTGTTGGCTTGAAGGTTGCgcccagggttgctagggcgtcaGCCTCCACATTCTGGTCTCTGGGGACCTGTTTGAGCTTGCAATCTCTGAATTTCTGCTTAAGCTCCTTCGCTACTTTCAGGTACGCTATTATCTTTGAATCCCTGGCTACATATtcatcattcacatgattgactATAAGCAAGGAATCTCTATATACCTGTAGGTTAATGAATCCcaactccagagctagctgcatCCCTAGTATCAAGGCTTCGTACTCTATTTCATTGTTAGTTGCCTTAAATTCACAACGAACCGCTTGCGCTATCAGATCCTCGTGTGGAGATCGCAAGATCAGGCCTACCCCTGCCTTCCTTTGATTGGAGGCACTGTCAATATGCATTTGACAGACTTCTGCTACCTTATCCCCTTTGAGGGTTAGGATTTCTTTGTCTGAAAGTTTTGGATAACTGGGCTGAAATCTGATACGAAATCTGCTAATGCTTATGACTTTATCGCCGTTCTTGGGTCATACCTAATGTCATACTGATAGCGTCAAATAGAGTCAGGTCAATTAAGTGTTGTTAGGTAAATAAAGTGGCCAAACGGAGTGATTTGTTATTGAATAAGGAAGTTTCAGATTGTTTATAGATGTTGCTATTTGGATGATCTAAGCATCGGGGTAACCTCTAATGATTACTTGCTTGAGTCGGTTATAAATTGATAGGATAAAAAGGCTTGGAGTTCAACTTAAAAAGTCAACTCAAAGTCAACCAAGGTCAAAGCCGAGCGGTCAAACAAGTCAAGGTCGAGACAAGCTTCCAAAGTCCCGATCCAAGCTCAAAGGAACGAGGTAGATGCACCGTTTGGAACCCTATACCATAGAGCCAAGACAAAGGGAGAacaaggtgatgacaagctttAAACAACCAAGAATCAGACCAAAACCGTAGACTTTGGCCCACAGCAGAGCCTGCGATGACCACCGGAGCCTGCGGTTTCCCCCAACTTCGCAAAATTTAAGGCCGTGTTTTGTGGGAATTCAAGGTCCATTTCGGTGTTTACCCTAGAAAAGAGTGCAGCACTATATATACCCAAGATTTTTGAAGGACAAAATATCTCATGCTtggctttaatcttgtaataattaaaacttaatctttccttaattcatgttaatctttcttcattttaTGTGTTGTAAACAaactatggaaggctaatctttctttacttggtgtaatttgatcaaagtatccaactttgaTGTTGTAAGACTCTTAAATCTCTCTCAATTTATctattgttctttcctttgttcttaaattcttatgttgagtaaATAAATGTATGATTTGATGACTCttgcatcttatttacctaaCTAGTATGGTTTAATATAGTAGGATTTGATTCTAGCTTACACCTCTTGGCAAAAGCTTCATGCTCAATTCTAGTTTTGATTCATGGTTTAATGAGTTGTGGTTGGAATTGAAGGACTCACATATATGGTTTAATTGTGTACGTCAATTTCTTGAGATGATAGTATTGGATAGATAACAATAGAGAGCAAAGAGTCAAAGCTTATCATTGTTGGATTACTAAGAGAGAATTGCATCAAGTCCTTTCCCATTTGATTATTGCATATCTagtgtttgttgttttgtttctttgataaAAATTGCATCTTTATTCTTCCTTATGCTACTTCAAAACCAAACCTTCTCCATTTATGTCAAACTACATGTTACCCATTGTTCATAATCATTGTTTGTTCATAAACTTAATTAGTAAATTTTAATTGTGGTTAGTGTCTTAATTAGTTCATAGAGTCCTAATTAGTTGCCATATAGTTTATGAACAAACAATGATTAAAGTccttcccttgggttcgaccctaaCTTGCCAATTCACTACCTTATTGCTTAAAGTTAGTAGAGTTTAGTTAGGCTTacaaattgttaatttggtagttaattctagtattacGACACCTAGTATTATCACTATCactttttggcgccgttgtcggggagggcAACTTAACTAGAACTTGAGTTGTGATTTATGCTTTGTTGTTCTTATTTCCTTGTTATTGTTAAAAGTAAGTGGTAGTTCTAATCTATCTTGTTTATTGTAAAGGTTTATGCCTAGGTCCCAACAAGGTAGTGAGTCCACTCCCGACGAAGAAGACGGATTTGGAGCATATTCTTGGTTATTCACCAATCCTAGGTATCATCGACCTCAAAGGGAGGAACGAGTTGAAGTGGAACCCTAAACACCCCTTTAGGTTGAACCAATAGAAGTAGAATATCCACAAATGTCTAATGATACAAGAACCATCCGAGAGCTCCGGGCAAGAAACTATGATACTCAACCCCTATGCATTGCCTATCCACCCATGGGAGCTAATGCAAACTTTGAGTTGAAGGGCTACTTTATCCACAATCTACCCAAGTTTCATGGGCATGCGGGGGATGACCCCAACCGTCATCTCTCCGAATTCCATATGATGTGTGAGGGTGCTATACCAAATGGTGTCACGGAAGATCAATTTAAATTGCAAGATTTTCCATTCTCTTTACTAGATGCAACAAAGGATTGGCTATTCTACCTTCCACAGGGTACAATTCGTACTTGGAAGGCCATGAAATCGGCATTTCTTGAAAAGTTCTACCCCGATTCAAGACACAACCATGCCAAGAAGGCCATCACTTCTCCGGAACAAAATCCAAGTGAAAGCTTGTACGAGTATTAGGAAAGGTTCAATAAGTTGGTTGCCCAATGTCCATACCATGGGCTAAGTGGTGATGACCTATTGGTGaacttttgtgacggtcttactcaacAAGACCAAAGAATGGTGAATGCCGCTATAAGTGGTGGGGTTGACAACTACTCCGTGGTGGAAGCAAATGAGATTATAGAGAGGCTAGCCGCAAGCACAAGAAGCTATGGAAGAGGAGGTCGGGGGTCAAAGACTCTTAACTCAATTGAAACACCCTCTCCTTCCAACCAAAAACTTGAGAAGACCGTGGATGATCTTACCAAAATTGTAGTTCAATTACTGGGAAACAATTAAGGTGGAGAACAAGGATCCAATTCGGAGTGCAATTATTGTCAAGGTCCACACCCGGTGGAGTCTTGTCCCATCATGCAAGAACAAGGGATAAGTAATGAGAATGTGAGTGCCATGATGCATGGTAACTATAATTCTAGAAATCCTACCGGGGGAGGATACTACAAATACGATCCAAGTGGCAACACTTACAATATCGGCTCAAGGGATAATCCAAACCTTAGTTGGGGAGGAGATACCTCAAAGAGTTTCCAAAATGGACAATTCAACCATTTGAGGAATCAAAATTCACAAGGTCGCAACCCAAATTACCAAAGAAACCAAAATTTTCAACAAGGAAAAG is a genomic window containing:
- the LOC141629190 gene encoding uncharacterized protein LOC141629190, whose translation is MTLDKEILTLKGDKVAEVCQMHIDSASNQRKAGVGLILRSPHEDLIAQAVRCEFKATNNEIEYEALILGMQLALELGFINLQVYRDSLLIVNHVNDEYVARDSKIIAYLKVAKELKQKFRDCKLKQVPRDQNVEADALATLGATFKPTELASIPIAHVLEPSIQKVYKVDKEELEDQRDGATVLSSTYD
- the LOC141629191 gene encoding uncharacterized protein LOC141629191 — its product is MSNDTRTIRELRARNYDTQPLCIAYPPMGANANFELKGYFIHNLPKFHGHAGDDPNRHLSEFHMMCEGAIPNGVTEDQFKLQDFPFSLLDATKDWLFYLPQGTIRTWKAMKSAFLEKFYPDSRHNHAKKAITSPEQNPSESLYEY